One stretch of Amycolatopsis tolypomycina DNA includes these proteins:
- a CDS encoding ArsR/SmtB family transcription factor → MHASLPEFDMPTEEQVHLAAESFRLLADPTRIKVLWALLQGESSVACLAELAGAAPTAVSQHLAKLRLAGLVKGRREGTFVYYSAADNHVRGLLAQALHHADHVDRDIPAGDHAHHP, encoded by the coding sequence ATGCACGCGTCGCTGCCGGAGTTCGACATGCCCACCGAAGAGCAGGTCCACCTGGCGGCGGAGTCGTTCCGCCTGCTGGCCGACCCGACCCGCATCAAGGTGCTGTGGGCCCTGCTCCAGGGCGAATCGTCGGTGGCCTGCCTGGCCGAGCTGGCCGGCGCCGCCCCGACGGCGGTCAGCCAGCACCTGGCCAAGCTGCGCCTGGCGGGCCTGGTGAAGGGCCGCCGCGAAGGCACGTTCGTCTACTACTCGGCGGCCGACAACCACGTCCGCGGCCTGCTGGCCCAGGCCCTGCACCACGCGGACCACGTGGACCGCGACATCCCCGCGGGCGACCACGCCCACCACCCGTGA
- a CDS encoding cation diffusion facilitator family transporter, giving the protein MTGHGHGHRHSRWRPHSHDSADRVDRALETSRRGLRVLGWSFAALFVTAVAQLVLVLLTGSVALLGDTVHNFADALTAVPLGVAFLLGRRAATRRYTYGFGRAEDLAGVVVVLVVAASAAIAGYESVVRLLDPQPVAHPWVVAAAGVIGFAGNELVARYRIKVGREIGSAALVADGVHARTDGFTSLAVVGGAAGVAFGFPAADPIVGLGITVAILFVLRDTAKEVFRRLLDAVDPASVELAERTAREVDGVLGARDLRMRWIGHHLRAELAVTVAAGLTIEAAHALAHEVEHRLLHTIPRLTAVVVHTEPARGADQAHETVAHHR; this is encoded by the coding sequence ATGACCGGACACGGACACGGGCACCGCCACTCGCGGTGGCGGCCGCACAGCCACGACAGCGCCGACCGGGTCGACCGCGCCCTCGAAACCAGCCGGCGCGGCCTGCGGGTGCTCGGGTGGTCGTTCGCCGCGCTCTTCGTCACCGCCGTCGCGCAGCTCGTGCTCGTGCTGCTCACCGGCTCGGTCGCGCTGCTGGGCGACACCGTCCACAACTTCGCCGACGCGCTGACCGCCGTCCCGCTCGGGGTGGCCTTCCTGCTCGGCCGTCGGGCGGCGACCCGGCGCTACACCTACGGTTTCGGCCGCGCCGAAGACCTGGCCGGCGTGGTCGTCGTGCTCGTCGTCGCCGCTTCGGCCGCGATCGCCGGCTACGAATCGGTGGTGCGGCTGCTCGACCCGCAGCCGGTCGCGCACCCGTGGGTGGTCGCCGCGGCCGGTGTGATCGGCTTCGCCGGCAACGAACTCGTGGCGCGGTACCGGATCAAGGTCGGCCGCGAGATCGGCTCGGCCGCGCTGGTCGCCGACGGCGTGCACGCCCGCACGGACGGCTTCACGTCGCTGGCGGTCGTCGGCGGGGCCGCGGGCGTCGCGTTCGGCTTTCCCGCCGCCGACCCGATCGTCGGGCTCGGGATCACGGTCGCCATCCTGTTCGTCCTGCGCGACACGGCCAAAGAAGTCTTCCGGCGGCTGCTGGACGCCGTCGACCCGGCGTCGGTCGAGCTGGCCGAACGGACGGCCCGCGAGGTCGACGGCGTACTCGGGGCGCGGGACCTGCGGATGCGCTGGATCGGGCACCACCTGCGGGCCGAGCTGGCGGTGACGGTGGCCGCCGGCCTGACCATCGAGGCCGCCCACGCACTGGCCCACGAGGTGGAACACCGGCTGCTGCACACGATCCCGCGCCTCACCGCGGTCGTCGTCCACACGGAACCGGCCCGCGGGGCGGATCAGGCCCACGAAACCGTTGCCCACCACCGCTGA
- a CDS encoding MFS transporter, with product MTTVLSRLRAARFATFMFFGLNGFAMGMWVVHIPNVERATGISHSTLGALLLVLGGAAFLGMQVAGPLVDRLGQRRLVPAAGILLGLAVCLPGFADSWWALGLALIGFGFGNGAIDVGMNAHAVVVERAYPRPIMAAFHAMWSIGGAIAAVIGAATLGAGVPTGVTLTGTGLVCVLLSLVSARFLMEPAASGAAATVASADDDDTADEPAARRRTPGRTVWLLGLLALALMLSEGVANDWAALHMEKVLGTSASTAALAYGAFAVAMTTGRFLTDRVAAWAGPAAIVRYGAVLAAVGLTVAAAAPWVPVSLVGWALFGLGLSGGVPQLFTAAGNLDTRASGALMARVVGLGYVGLLAGPALIGGLTHWMPLNVAFAVPVVLCVLAALFAGVLSPKPEPVEQPVG from the coding sequence ATGACGACCGTCCTGTCCCGCCTGCGTGCCGCCCGGTTCGCGACCTTCATGTTCTTCGGCCTCAACGGCTTCGCGATGGGCATGTGGGTGGTGCACATCCCGAACGTCGAGCGCGCGACGGGCATCTCGCACAGCACGCTGGGCGCGCTGCTGCTGGTGCTCGGCGGCGCCGCGTTCCTGGGCATGCAGGTGGCCGGCCCGCTCGTCGACCGGCTCGGGCAGCGGCGGCTGGTGCCGGCCGCCGGGATCCTGCTCGGCCTCGCGGTGTGCCTGCCCGGGTTCGCGGATTCGTGGTGGGCACTCGGGTTGGCGCTGATCGGCTTCGGGTTCGGCAACGGTGCCATCGACGTCGGGATGAACGCCCACGCGGTCGTGGTGGAACGGGCCTACCCGCGCCCGATCATGGCGGCCTTCCACGCGATGTGGTCGATCGGCGGCGCGATCGCCGCGGTGATCGGCGCGGCGACGCTCGGCGCGGGCGTGCCCACCGGGGTCACGCTCACCGGCACCGGCCTGGTGTGTGTGCTGCTTTCCCTGGTGTCGGCGCGGTTCCTGATGGAGCCGGCCGCCTCGGGGGCCGCTGCCACTGTCGCTTCTGCTGACGACGATGACACCGCCGACGAGCCGGCCGCGCGCCGCCGGACCCCGGGTCGCACGGTGTGGCTGCTCGGCCTGCTGGCGCTGGCGCTGATGCTGTCGGAGGGCGTCGCGAACGACTGGGCCGCCCTGCACATGGAGAAGGTGCTCGGCACCTCGGCGTCGACGGCCGCGCTGGCGTACGGCGCGTTCGCGGTGGCGATGACGACCGGCCGGTTCCTCACCGACCGTGTCGCCGCCTGGGCGGGCCCGGCCGCGATCGTCCGCTACGGCGCCGTGCTGGCCGCGGTGGGGCTGACCGTGGCCGCGGCGGCGCCGTGGGTGCCGGTGTCCCTGGTCGGCTGGGCGCTGTTCGGCCTGGGCCTTTCGGGTGGCGTCCCGCAGCTGTTCACCGCGGCAGGCAACCTGGACACGCGGGCGTCCGGCGCGCTGATGGCCCGGGTGGTCGGCCTCGGCTACGTCGGCCTGCTGGCCGGCCCGGCGCTCATCGGCGGGCTGACGCACTGGATGCCGCTGAACGTCGCCTTCGCGGTGCCCGTGGTGCTGTGCGTGCTGGCGGCCCTGTTCGCCGGGGTGCTGAGCCCGAAGCCGGAACCGGTGGAGCAGCCCGTCGGGTGA
- a CDS encoding DeoR/GlpR family DNA-binding transcription regulator, which produces MIVERLRDAEQVGVAELAAATGASEMTVRRDLDQLASRGLVRRVHGGAVPATPSGVEPPFAARAATAVAAKQAIAAAAAELIRDGETVVLDSGTTALELARLLRGRSITVVPLSLHAAHELAAEPGVRLLLPGGEARPGEQALVGPLTCASLRSLRFDIAVLSPCAVGVDSGFTAFDLDDAEVKRTALDVSARAVVLADGAKWGRATLACICPADRADVVITDPGAPEDQRAALTERGVLVHVAVPTPTESR; this is translated from the coding sequence ATGATCGTGGAGCGGTTGCGTGACGCCGAGCAGGTGGGCGTCGCCGAACTGGCCGCGGCGACCGGCGCGTCGGAGATGACCGTCCGCCGTGACCTCGACCAGCTGGCGTCCCGTGGCCTGGTGCGCCGGGTGCACGGCGGCGCGGTCCCGGCCACGCCGTCCGGGGTCGAACCGCCGTTCGCCGCCCGGGCCGCGACCGCGGTCGCGGCGAAGCAGGCCATCGCCGCCGCCGCGGCCGAGCTGATCCGCGACGGCGAGACGGTCGTCCTCGACAGCGGCACGACGGCGCTGGAACTGGCGCGGCTGCTGCGCGGACGCTCGATCACCGTGGTGCCCCTGTCCCTGCACGCGGCCCACGAGCTGGCGGCGGAACCCGGCGTCCGGCTGCTGCTGCCCGGCGGCGAAGCGCGGCCGGGAGAGCAGGCCCTGGTGGGCCCGCTGACGTGCGCGTCGCTGCGGTCGCTGCGGTTCGACATCGCCGTGCTGAGCCCGTGCGCGGTCGGCGTCGACTCCGGGTTCACCGCCTTCGACCTGGACGACGCCGAGGTCAAGCGGACCGCGCTCGACGTCTCGGCGCGGGCGGTCGTGCTCGCCGACGGCGCCAAGTGGGGCCGCGCCACGCTCGCCTGCATCTGTCCCGCCGACCGCGCCGACGTGGTCATCACCGATCCCGGCGCCCCCGAAGACCAGCGTGCCGCGCTGACCGAGCGCGGCGTGCTGGTGCACGTTGCTGTCCCCACCCCCACGGAGAGCCGATGA
- a CDS encoding TetR/AcrR family transcriptional regulator: MTGGYLKGRIRREDIITAAAAAYGELGYHGSSLREIAKRVGISHAGLLYYFPTKEALLAAVLERRDAEDSEREQLTVPPGLAVLRHFVALAEHNVRHPGIVDLYSRLAAEAVAPDHPAHEYFVRHYRAARDGVHESFAALAARGELRDGVEPALAALTFIALMDGLQVQWLTVPGDVDLVGSLRFYLQNLLTVPL, translated from the coding sequence GTGACCGGGGGCTACCTGAAGGGCCGGATCCGCCGCGAGGACATCATCACGGCGGCGGCCGCGGCGTACGGCGAACTCGGCTACCACGGCTCGTCGCTGCGGGAGATCGCCAAGCGCGTCGGGATCTCGCACGCGGGCCTCCTGTACTACTTCCCCACCAAGGAAGCCCTGCTCGCCGCCGTGCTCGAACGCCGGGACGCCGAGGACTCCGAGCGCGAGCAGCTCACCGTGCCACCCGGGCTCGCGGTCTTGCGCCACTTCGTCGCGCTCGCCGAGCACAACGTCCGCCACCCCGGGATCGTCGACCTCTACTCGCGGCTCGCCGCCGAAGCGGTCGCCCCGGACCACCCGGCGCACGAGTACTTCGTGCGCCACTACCGGGCCGCCCGCGACGGCGTCCACGAGTCGTTCGCCGCCCTCGCGGCCCGCGGCGAACTGCGGGACGGCGTCGAGCCCGCGCTGGCGGCGCTGACGTTCATCGCCCTGATGGACGGCCTGCAGGTGCAGTGGCTGACCGTGCCCGGCGACGTCGACCTGGTCGGCTCGCTGCGCTTCTACCTGCAGAACCTGCTCACCGTCCCGCTCTAG
- a CDS encoding Gfo/Idh/MocA family protein codes for MTGGPVGVGIIGTGVISGTYLENLTAFPDVRVVRVADLDTARAAARAAEYGVPRSGTVAELLADPDVELVVNLTIPAAHVEVGLAALEAGKHVWTEKPLALDRQTGRKLLDRAREKNLRVACAPDTVLGAALQTARHAVDTGRIGRPLTALALFQVPGPELWHPAPEFYFQPGGGPLLDMGPYYLTALVHLLGPIRRVTGAGGRARDTRVVGSGPRAGTEFPVSVATTVTALVEFERASAQLVLSFDSALKRPALAELTGTLGTAVLPDPNRFDEPTRLHLLDRDEPEELAPQGHPASRGTGALELARAIRAGVPERASGELAYHVLDAMLAIDESMTRGQSVEVASTVDVPPLLPAGWDPYAKTL; via the coding sequence GTGACCGGCGGGCCGGTCGGTGTCGGCATCATCGGCACCGGCGTCATCAGCGGCACCTACCTCGAGAACCTCACCGCGTTCCCGGACGTCCGCGTGGTGCGGGTCGCCGACCTCGACACCGCCCGCGCGGCGGCGCGCGCGGCCGAGTACGGCGTGCCGCGCTCGGGCACCGTGGCCGAGCTGCTCGCCGACCCGGACGTCGAGCTGGTCGTCAACCTGACCATCCCGGCCGCGCACGTCGAGGTCGGGCTCGCCGCGCTCGAAGCGGGCAAGCACGTGTGGACGGAGAAGCCCCTCGCGCTCGACCGCCAGACCGGCCGCAAGCTCCTCGACCGCGCCCGGGAAAAGAACCTGCGGGTGGCCTGCGCGCCCGACACCGTGCTCGGCGCCGCGCTGCAGACCGCGCGCCACGCCGTCGACACGGGCCGGATCGGCCGTCCGCTGACCGCGCTGGCGCTGTTCCAGGTGCCGGGCCCGGAGCTGTGGCACCCGGCGCCGGAGTTCTACTTCCAGCCCGGCGGCGGGCCGCTGCTCGACATGGGCCCGTACTACCTGACGGCGCTGGTGCACCTGCTCGGCCCGATCCGGCGCGTCACCGGGGCCGGCGGGCGGGCGCGGGACACCCGGGTCGTCGGGTCCGGGCCGCGGGCGGGCACCGAGTTCCCCGTGTCGGTGGCGACCACGGTCACCGCGCTCGTCGAGTTCGAACGCGCGTCGGCCCAGCTGGTCCTGAGCTTCGACTCGGCGCTCAAGCGGCCGGCGCTGGCCGAGCTCACCGGCACGCTCGGCACCGCCGTGCTGCCCGACCCCAACCGGTTCGACGAGCCGACCCGGCTGCACCTGCTCGACCGGGACGAGCCGGAAGAGCTGGCGCCGCAGGGACATCCGGCTTCCCGCGGCACCGGCGCGCTGGAACTCGCGCGGGCCATCCGGGCCGGGGTGCCGGAACGCGCGTCGGGGGAGCTGGCCTACCACGTGCTCGACGCGATGCTGGCCATCGACGAGTCCATGACCCGCGGGCAGAGCGTGGAGGTCGCGAGCACGGTCGACGTCCCGCCGCTGCTGCCGGCGGGCTGGGACCCGTACGCGAAGACGCTCTAG
- a CDS encoding sugar phosphate isomerase/epimerase family protein yields MSVPSVQLYSVRDAFAADPADTLRRLAAIGFTQVEPYGVVENVEALRTGLPATGLTAPTAHAQLLGTDQHAVFAAAAELGIGLVIDPFVPPERWQEAADIAATADGLNAAAKLAAEHGVRVGYHNHWWELESRIDGRSAFEVFADQLDPAVALEVDAYWATAGGEDAPALLRRLGERVRAIHVKDGGLATDATGQVPAGQGRVPLAEVLAAAPDALRVVEFDAFDGDLFEALAASHAFLTGADR; encoded by the coding sequence ATGAGCGTGCCTTCCGTGCAGCTGTACTCGGTCCGAGACGCCTTCGCGGCCGACCCCGCCGACACCCTGCGGCGGCTCGCCGCGATCGGGTTCACGCAGGTCGAGCCGTACGGTGTCGTCGAAAACGTCGAAGCACTGCGAACCGGGCTGCCCGCCACCGGCCTGACCGCCCCGACCGCGCACGCGCAGCTGCTCGGCACCGACCAGCACGCCGTGTTCGCCGCCGCGGCCGAGCTGGGCATCGGCCTGGTGATCGACCCGTTCGTGCCGCCGGAGCGGTGGCAGGAGGCGGCCGACATCGCGGCCACCGCCGACGGGCTCAACGCCGCCGCGAAGCTCGCGGCCGAGCACGGCGTCCGCGTCGGCTACCACAACCACTGGTGGGAACTGGAATCCCGGATCGACGGCCGCAGCGCCTTCGAGGTGTTCGCCGACCAGCTCGACCCGGCGGTCGCCCTCGAGGTCGACGCCTACTGGGCCACCGCGGGCGGCGAGGACGCCCCCGCCCTGCTGCGACGGCTCGGCGAGCGCGTGCGCGCCATCCACGTCAAGGACGGCGGGCTCGCCACCGACGCCACCGGCCAGGTCCCGGCCGGCCAGGGCCGCGTGCCGCTCGCCGAGGTCCTGGCCGCCGCGCCGGACGCCCTGCGCGTGGTGGAGTTCGACGCCTTCGACGGCGACCTCTTCGAGGCCCTCGCCGCCAGCCACGCCTTCCTGACCGGCGCGGACCGGTGA
- a CDS encoding SAM-dependent methyltransferase — MSVSPSQTPVGVDPTRPSIARIYDGFLGGNNFYEVDRVVMDKIRAAVPEAVDIARGNRGFHNRALRMLAGQTKIRQYVDCGSGLPTAENTHQIVQRIDKDNTVVYLDNDPVVLAHGRALLVENDFTHMVEADIFKPQEVLGHPEVLAHVDFTEPVALLQVGTMHHCEGDGVFDIMREYIDALPSGSYVVLSHFFDPEVPELTAIAKRIEQILVSGPLGAGRFRTRAEIEAMMTGLEIVQPNATSAPGMAVCDEWWPDGPRLTPLSDSARCVAGIVGYKP; from the coding sequence ATGTCCGTGTCCCCGAGCCAGACGCCGGTGGGGGTCGACCCGACCCGACCGAGCATCGCGCGGATCTACGACGGCTTCCTCGGCGGCAACAACTTCTACGAGGTCGACCGCGTGGTGATGGACAAGATCCGCGCCGCGGTCCCGGAGGCGGTGGACATCGCCCGCGGCAACCGCGGCTTCCACAACCGCGCGCTGCGGATGCTGGCCGGCCAGACGAAGATCCGCCAGTACGTCGACTGCGGGTCCGGGCTGCCGACGGCCGAGAACACCCACCAGATCGTGCAGCGCATCGACAAGGACAACACGGTCGTCTACCTCGACAACGACCCGGTGGTCCTCGCCCACGGCCGCGCGCTGCTCGTCGAGAACGACTTCACGCACATGGTCGAGGCGGACATCTTCAAGCCGCAGGAAGTGCTGGGGCACCCCGAAGTCCTGGCGCACGTCGATTTCACCGAGCCGGTCGCCCTGCTGCAGGTGGGCACGATGCACCACTGCGAGGGCGACGGCGTCTTCGACATCATGCGCGAGTACATCGACGCGCTGCCGTCGGGCTCGTACGTGGTGCTGTCGCACTTCTTCGACCCCGAAGTGCCCGAGCTGACTGCGATCGCCAAGCGCATCGAGCAGATCCTCGTCTCCGGCCCGCTCGGCGCCGGCCGGTTCCGCACCCGCGCGGAGATCGAAGCGATGATGACCGGCCTCGAGATCGTGCAGCCGAACGCGACGTCCGCACCGGGCATGGCGGTCTGCGACGAGTGGTGGCCGGACGGTCCCCGGCTCACGCCGCTGAGCGACTCGGCCCGGTGCGTCGCGGGGATCGTCGGCTACAAGCCGTAG
- a CDS encoding CU044_2847 family protein: protein MQEFVRFPLADGGTVVVEVEGEPGLERASVPSGVLRKASTTFEHALGEVRTAAAAALAQFRNLGPDEVELKFGVKLDAQAGAVIARTGLQGQFEVKLKWVREGAAPSEEAPAEPEG, encoded by the coding sequence GTGCAGGAGTTCGTGCGGTTCCCGCTGGCCGACGGCGGAACGGTCGTCGTCGAGGTCGAAGGGGAGCCGGGCCTGGAACGAGCCTCGGTGCCCTCGGGCGTGCTGCGCAAGGCGTCCACGACGTTCGAGCACGCGCTGGGCGAGGTCCGCACGGCCGCGGCCGCGGCGCTGGCCCAGTTCCGCAACCTGGGCCCGGACGAGGTCGAGCTCAAGTTCGGCGTCAAGCTCGACGCCCAGGCCGGTGCGGTGATCGCGCGCACCGGTCTGCAGGGCCAGTTCGAGGTCAAGCTGAAGTGGGTGCGCGAAGGGGCGGCGCCGTCCGAAGAAGCGCCCGCGGAACCGGAAGGGTGA
- a CDS encoding ABC transporter substrate-binding protein, producing MNRCAGLVLVVVLLLSGCAAGSGTEVVTVLGPWTGDEQKAFRQVLDGFTRETGIPVDYQGTRAQNQVLRGDLQQGTPPHVAVLSNPAELAGYVGSGDVKPLDAVLDAEVRAAYSPQWRRLQQLGGNAVYAVVVKADLKSIVWYTPKSFPGPVPSTWDELVAVSRRLAAAGQRPWCLGMGAPPNSGFPGTDWLEDILLHRAGPGVYSSWAAGRLAWTDPAVADAWQSWGALVPAPGGGSTAALLTSFADAGRAMFADPPGCALEHLGSFAIGGYAAVPRPAGPPVPDRDFRFFPFPGAGGTGPSEVSADLAGMFRDTPAARRLMAYLAGAAGQRIWPSGGTTFSVHQRLVDEDVYRSDVTRRIATTLAKGGNLCFDASDLMPAAMTSAFYQAVLEYLADPARLPTLLDQLDRVRRDIGRDQWLDLPC from the coding sequence GTGAATCGCTGTGCCGGCCTGGTGCTGGTCGTCGTCCTGCTGCTGTCCGGGTGTGCCGCCGGGAGCGGCACGGAGGTCGTGACGGTGCTGGGGCCGTGGACCGGCGACGAGCAGAAGGCGTTCCGGCAGGTGCTCGACGGCTTCACCCGGGAGACCGGGATCCCGGTGGACTACCAGGGCACCCGCGCGCAGAACCAGGTGCTGCGCGGCGACCTGCAGCAGGGCACCCCGCCCCACGTGGCGGTGCTGTCCAACCCGGCCGAACTCGCGGGGTACGTGGGCTCCGGCGACGTGAAACCCCTGGACGCCGTTCTCGACGCGGAGGTCCGCGCGGCCTACAGCCCGCAGTGGCGGCGGCTGCAGCAGCTCGGCGGCAACGCCGTGTACGCGGTGGTGGTGAAGGCCGACCTGAAGAGCATCGTCTGGTACACGCCCAAGTCGTTCCCCGGGCCGGTTCCGTCCACTTGGGACGAACTGGTGGCCGTGTCGCGGCGGCTGGCCGCGGCCGGGCAGCGGCCGTGGTGCCTCGGCATGGGCGCCCCGCCGAACTCCGGGTTCCCCGGCACGGACTGGCTCGAGGACATCCTGCTGCACCGCGCCGGGCCGGGCGTCTACAGCAGCTGGGCGGCGGGCCGGCTGGCCTGGACCGACCCCGCGGTCGCCGACGCGTGGCAGAGCTGGGGCGCGCTGGTGCCGGCGCCCGGCGGCGGCAGCACGGCGGCCCTGCTCACCTCGTTCGCCGACGCCGGCCGAGCCATGTTCGCCGACCCGCCCGGGTGCGCGCTGGAGCACCTCGGCTCGTTCGCGATCGGCGGGTACGCCGCCGTCCCGCGGCCGGCCGGGCCACCGGTACCCGACCGGGACTTCCGGTTCTTCCCGTTCCCCGGCGCCGGCGGTACCGGGCCGTCGGAGGTCTCGGCCGACCTCGCCGGGATGTTCCGCGACACGCCCGCCGCGCGGCGGCTCATGGCCTACCTGGCCGGGGCGGCGGGCCAGCGGATCTGGCCGTCCGGCGGGACCACGTTCTCGGTGCACCAGCGCCTCGTCGACGAGGACGTCTACCGCAGCGACGTCACCCGGCGGATCGCGACGACCCTCGCCAAGGGCGGCAACCTGTGCTTCGACGCGTCGGACCTGATGCCCGCGGCGATGACCAGCGCCTTCTACCAGGCGGTGCTGGAGTACCTGGCCGACCCGGCCCGGCTGCCCACCCTGCTCGACCAGCTGGACCGGGTCCGCCGGGACATCGGCCGGGACCAGTGGCTCGACCTGCCGTGCTGA
- a CDS encoding VWA domain-containing protein: MPDPDRPSFTLQLSQNKYLAPSDDRMDVVLTVRVGDAGVAAAGPPATAELLLVDCSSSMDWPPTKIEAARHACRAAIGSLRDGVLFGVVEGTGRARLVYPAEPPLAVAGERTRRAAKAAAAGLIAGGGTAMSTWLDLARTLFEQTPAAIRHAVLLTDGRNESERTGALDAALDRCRGQFACDARGIGDDWEPRELQRIASVLRGSADAVLEDSELAGDFRQLVERAMGRTVPDLRLRLTTMPYSRLRFVKQVFPAEVELTGQCRTRDRLVELPTGAWGDELREYHLCLDVEAGELTRYEDRLLGTVTLFAGEPVGEPQAVVGYLTDDLALSSVPDDNVARVTGQAELGCAVRAGWDAFEREDRAVAAREWGTAVRLATELGNAEILKRLGRLVDVRDDGAVTIKDGVRPRDGFSLVLGSTISTYTGAVEPAAVAVPPEPGGAPRQCVHCGHKARPSAKRCGHCGEPFEGSPS; encoded by the coding sequence ATGCCCGACCCGGACCGCCCGTCGTTCACCCTCCAGCTGAGCCAGAACAAGTACCTGGCGCCGAGCGACGACCGGATGGACGTCGTCCTCACGGTGCGGGTGGGCGACGCCGGTGTCGCCGCGGCCGGGCCGCCGGCCACCGCCGAGCTGCTGCTGGTGGACTGCTCCAGCTCGATGGACTGGCCGCCGACGAAGATCGAGGCCGCGCGGCACGCCTGCCGGGCGGCGATCGGCTCGCTGCGGGACGGCGTGCTGTTCGGGGTCGTCGAAGGCACCGGGCGCGCCCGGCTGGTGTACCCGGCCGAGCCGCCGCTGGCGGTGGCCGGCGAGCGGACCCGCCGGGCGGCGAAGGCGGCGGCCGCCGGCCTGATCGCCGGCGGCGGCACCGCGATGAGCACGTGGCTGGACCTGGCCAGGACCCTGTTCGAGCAGACCCCGGCCGCGATCCGGCACGCCGTGCTGCTCACCGACGGCCGCAACGAATCCGAGCGCACGGGGGCGCTGGACGCCGCGCTCGACCGGTGCCGGGGGCAGTTCGCCTGCGATGCCAGGGGAATCGGGGACGACTGGGAGCCGCGGGAGCTGCAGCGCATCGCGTCGGTCCTGCGCGGCAGCGCGGACGCCGTGCTGGAGGACAGCGAACTCGCCGGCGACTTCCGGCAGCTGGTCGAGCGGGCGATGGGCCGGACCGTGCCGGACCTGCGGCTGCGGCTGACCACGATGCCCTACAGCAGGCTGCGCTTCGTCAAGCAGGTGTTCCCGGCCGAGGTGGAGCTCACCGGGCAGTGCCGGACCCGGGATCGCCTGGTCGAGCTGCCCACCGGCGCGTGGGGCGACGAGCTGCGCGAGTACCACCTCTGCCTCGACGTCGAGGCGGGGGAGCTGACGCGGTACGAGGACAGGCTGCTGGGCACCGTCACGCTCTTCGCGGGCGAGCCGGTCGGCGAGCCGCAGGCCGTCGTGGGGTACCTGACCGACGACCTCGCGCTGTCCAGCGTCCCGGACGACAACGTCGCCCGCGTCACCGGGCAGGCCGAGCTGGGCTGCGCGGTCCGGGCGGGCTGGGACGCGTTCGAGCGCGAAGACCGGGCGGTGGCGGCGCGCGAATGGGGCACCGCGGTCCGGCTCGCGACCGAGCTGGGCAACGCGGAGATCCTCAAGCGCCTGGGCCGGCTCGTCGACGTGCGCGACGACGGCGCCGTCACGATCAAGGACGGCGTACGCCCGCGCGATGGCTTCTCCCTGGTGCTCGGCTCGACCATCTCGACCTACACCGGGGCGGTGGAACCCGCCGCCGTCGCCGTGCCACCCGAACCCGGCGGGGCACCGCGCCAGTGCGTCCACTGTGGACACAAAGCGCGGCCGTCGGCGAAGCGGTGCGGGCACTGTGGTGAACCGTTCGAAGGCTCGCCGTCGTGA